A window of Bombyx mori chromosome 2, ASM3026992v2 contains these coding sequences:
- the LOC101737039 gene encoding adenosylhomocysteinase-like 1 isoform X4 produces the protein MSKGGILKGETKQSVKKRHSLISTKSEYEDEGAQPHEKAIAAGQPNPPYCVRNIEQNAFGRREIEIAEQEMPGIMALRARAKDDKPLKDAKIVGCTHINAQTAVLIETLAALGATVRWAACNIYSTQNEVAAALAHAGYAIFAWRGESEEAFWWCIDQCCTPTATWQPNMILDDGGDATHLMLKKHGAAFKNIKGIVEESVTGVHRLYQLSKAGKLCVPAMNVNDSVTKTKFDNLYSCRESIIDALKRSTDLMFGGKQSVVCGYGEVGKGCCQALKALGCVVYVTEIDPICALQAAMDGFRVVKLNEVIRQVDIVITATGNKGVVTREHMERMKNGCVVCNMGHSNTEIDVYALKTPDLLWERVRSQVDHIIWPNGKRIVLLAEGRLANLCCSSLPSFVVSVTAATQALALIELYNAPNQRYKADVYLLPKKMDEYVASLHLPTFDAHLTELTDEQAKYLGLNKVGPFKPNYYRY, from the exons atgtcgAAAGGCGGTATCTTAAAAGGCGAAACAAAACAAAGCGTGAAGAAGCGGCATTCTCTGATTTCGACAAAGAGCGAAT ATGAAGACGAAGGAGCACAGCCCCACGAGAAAGCCATAGCGGCCGGTCAGCCCAACCCACCTTATTGTGTGAGGAATATAGAGCAAAACGCCTTCGGTCGGCGGGAGATTGAGATCGCAGAGCAAGAGATGCCAGGGATCATGGCACTGCGTGCCAGAGCCAAGGACGATAAACCTTTGAAAGATGCCAAG ATCGTTGGTTGTACGCACATCAACGCTCAGACAGCGGTTCTGATTGAAACCCTGGCCGCGTTGGGAGCCACCGTGCGCTGGGCCGCCTGCAACATTTACAGCACCCAGAACGAAGTGGCCGCCGCCTTAGCGCACGCGG GTTACGCGATATTCGCGTGGCGCGGCGAAAGCGAGGAGGCTTTCTGGTGGTGCATCGACCAGTGCTGCACCCCGACGGCGACGTGGCAGCCCAACATGATCCTAGACGACGGAGGTGATGCCACGCACCTCATGCTCAAGAAACACGGAGCCGCCTTCAAGAATATCAAAG GTATAGTAGAGGAGAGCGTGACGGGAGTCCATCGGCTCTATCAGCTCAGTAAAGCGGGCAAGCTCTGCGTGCCGGCGATGAACGTGAATGACTCTGTGACGAAAACGAAATTTGATAATTTATATTCATGTCG agAAAGCATAATAGACGCGTTAAAACGTAGCACGGACTTGATGTTTGGCGGCAAACAGTCTGTGGTGTGCGGTTACGGGGAGGTAGGAAAGGGATGCTGTCAGGCCCTCAAGGCCCTCGGGTGCGTG GTGTACGTCACGGAAATCGATCCGATATGCGCCCTGCAGGCTGCCATGGACGGCTTCCGGGTCGTCAAACTCAACGAG GTCATAAGGCAGGTGGATATCGTGATCACGGCGACGGGAAATAAAGGCGTGGTGACGCGGGAGCACATGGAGAGGATGAAGAATGGCTGCGTGGTGTGCAACATGGGCCACAGCAACACCGAGATCGACGTGTACGCCCTGAAGACCCCAGATTTACTGTGGGAGAGGGTCCGCAGCCAG GTGGACCACATAATATGGCCGAACGGCAAACGCATCGTGCTGCTGGCCGAAGGGAGACTAGCGAACCTCTGCTGCTCCTCCTTACCCTCGTTCGTGGTGTCCGTGACCGCGGCCACCCAGGCCCTGGCCCTCATCGAGCTGTACAACGCGCCCAACCAGAGGTACAAG GCCGATGTTTATTTACTACCGAAGAAAATGGACGAATACGTCGCCAGCCTCCACCTGCCGACCTTCGACGCTCATCTCACCGAGTTAACGGACGAGCAAGCGAAATACCTCGGTCTCAACAAAGTCGGCCCGTTCAAACCTAATTACTATAGATACTAA
- the LOC101737039 gene encoding adenosylhomocysteinase-like 1 isoform X3 has product MSKGGILKGETKQSVKKRHSLISTKSEWSSSDEDEGAQPHEKAIAAGQPNPPYCVRNIEQNAFGRREIEIAEQEMPGIMALRARAKDDKPLKDAKIVGCTHINAQTAVLIETLAALGATVRWAACNIYSTQNEVAAALAHAGYAIFAWRGESEEAFWWCIDQCCTPTATWQPNMILDDGGDATHLMLKKHGAAFKNIKGIVEESVTGVHRLYQLSKAGKLCVPAMNVNDSVTKTKFDNLYSCRESIIDALKRSTDLMFGGKQSVVCGYGEVGKGCCQALKALGCVVYVTEIDPICALQAAMDGFRVVKLNEVIRQVDIVITATGNKGVVTREHMERMKNGCVVCNMGHSNTEIDVYALKTPDLLWERVRSQVDHIIWPNGKRIVLLAEGRLANLCCSSLPSFVVSVTAATQALALIELYNAPNQRYKADVYLLPKKMDEYVASLHLPTFDAHLTELTDEQAKYLGLNKVGPFKPNYYRY; this is encoded by the exons atgtcgAAAGGCGGTATCTTAAAAGGCGAAACAAAACAAAGCGTGAAGAAGCGGCATTCTCTGATTTCGACAAAGAGCGAAT GGTCATCTTCAGATGAAGACGAAGGAGCACAGCCCCACGAGAAAGCCATAGCGGCCGGTCAGCCCAACCCACCTTATTGTGTGAGGAATATAGAGCAAAACGCCTTCGGTCGGCGGGAGATTGAGATCGCAGAGCAAGAGATGCCAGGGATCATGGCACTGCGTGCCAGAGCCAAGGACGATAAACCTTTGAAAGATGCCAAG ATCGTTGGTTGTACGCACATCAACGCTCAGACAGCGGTTCTGATTGAAACCCTGGCCGCGTTGGGAGCCACCGTGCGCTGGGCCGCCTGCAACATTTACAGCACCCAGAACGAAGTGGCCGCCGCCTTAGCGCACGCGG GTTACGCGATATTCGCGTGGCGCGGCGAAAGCGAGGAGGCTTTCTGGTGGTGCATCGACCAGTGCTGCACCCCGACGGCGACGTGGCAGCCCAACATGATCCTAGACGACGGAGGTGATGCCACGCACCTCATGCTCAAGAAACACGGAGCCGCCTTCAAGAATATCAAAG GTATAGTAGAGGAGAGCGTGACGGGAGTCCATCGGCTCTATCAGCTCAGTAAAGCGGGCAAGCTCTGCGTGCCGGCGATGAACGTGAATGACTCTGTGACGAAAACGAAATTTGATAATTTATATTCATGTCG agAAAGCATAATAGACGCGTTAAAACGTAGCACGGACTTGATGTTTGGCGGCAAACAGTCTGTGGTGTGCGGTTACGGGGAGGTAGGAAAGGGATGCTGTCAGGCCCTCAAGGCCCTCGGGTGCGTG GTGTACGTCACGGAAATCGATCCGATATGCGCCCTGCAGGCTGCCATGGACGGCTTCCGGGTCGTCAAACTCAACGAG GTCATAAGGCAGGTGGATATCGTGATCACGGCGACGGGAAATAAAGGCGTGGTGACGCGGGAGCACATGGAGAGGATGAAGAATGGCTGCGTGGTGTGCAACATGGGCCACAGCAACACCGAGATCGACGTGTACGCCCTGAAGACCCCAGATTTACTGTGGGAGAGGGTCCGCAGCCAG GTGGACCACATAATATGGCCGAACGGCAAACGCATCGTGCTGCTGGCCGAAGGGAGACTAGCGAACCTCTGCTGCTCCTCCTTACCCTCGTTCGTGGTGTCCGTGACCGCGGCCACCCAGGCCCTGGCCCTCATCGAGCTGTACAACGCGCCCAACCAGAGGTACAAG GCCGATGTTTATTTACTACCGAAGAAAATGGACGAATACGTCGCCAGCCTCCACCTGCCGACCTTCGACGCTCATCTCACCGAGTTAACGGACGAGCAAGCGAAATACCTCGGTCTCAACAAAGTCGGCCCGTTCAAACCTAATTACTATAGATACTAA